One genomic window of Mucilaginibacter sp. SJ includes the following:
- a CDS encoding AMP-dependent synthetase/ligase has translation MEKATRLFDCMITQAKEPKVDLLNAKENGSWRSYSTEEAHTMICQLSVALLDLGVSAGDGTTEGRDKIGLISNGRPEWIITDLAVQQTGAILVPLYPNTGTKEIEQILNEAEVKYVFVSSKDLCDKVNEVHLNIPSLKAVFTFDDADGCNHWGTLLKPLKDGYQQQIQHITNQITEEDVATIIYTSGTTGRPKGVMLTHKNIMTNASASGDILTRIPLTEKRVLSFLPLNHIFEKMCTYVYLYYGFSIYYAESMDTIGANMKEVKPSLFTAVPRLLEKVFEKIMVQGQKLTGIKRKIFFWSVRVAEAYEIHNTSLWYKIKLAIADKLVFSKWRDAIGGNINAIVVGSSACPIKLERIFTAANIVIMEGYGLTETSPVIAVNCYQKNDRKFGTVGRLLSGVEVKIAPDGEILCKGPNVMRGYYKNPELTAEVLEDGWFHTGDIGELDQDGFLKITDRKKEIFKTSGGKYVAPLPIENKMKENYFIEQMMVVGSEKKFVAALIVPSYTHLKPWCKENDITFSSNSELVKNARVIELYQSIINNYNPEFNHVEQVKKITLLPNEWSIDSGELTPTGKMKRKVITEKYKTEIDKMYPCEVSEDPTLVN, from the coding sequence ATGGAAAAGGCGACAAGATTGTTTGATTGCATGATTACCCAGGCCAAGGAGCCTAAGGTGGATCTTTTGAATGCGAAGGAGAATGGTTCCTGGAGATCATATAGCACCGAAGAAGCGCATACAATGATCTGCCAGTTATCTGTGGCCCTGCTTGATCTGGGCGTTTCGGCTGGTGACGGCACTACCGAAGGCCGCGACAAAATAGGACTGATAAGCAACGGCCGGCCCGAATGGATCATAACCGACCTGGCCGTGCAGCAAACAGGCGCTATACTGGTGCCGCTGTATCCTAATACCGGCACTAAAGAAATTGAACAGATCCTGAATGAAGCCGAAGTTAAATATGTATTTGTAAGCAGTAAAGATCTGTGCGATAAGGTTAATGAGGTTCATCTAAATATCCCATCATTAAAAGCCGTTTTTACTTTTGATGATGCAGATGGCTGCAATCATTGGGGTACATTGCTTAAACCCCTGAAAGATGGTTATCAGCAGCAAATACAGCATATAACCAATCAGATTACCGAAGAAGACGTTGCAACCATTATTTATACTTCGGGCACTACCGGTAGGCCTAAAGGAGTGATGCTTACGCATAAAAATATCATGACCAATGCATCGGCATCCGGCGATATCCTGACCCGGATCCCGCTTACCGAGAAGCGCGTTTTGAGCTTTTTGCCCCTTAACCACATTTTTGAAAAAATGTGTACATATGTATATCTCTACTATGGTTTTTCTATTTACTATGCCGAGAGTATGGATACCATAGGGGCAAATATGAAAGAGGTAAAACCTTCCCTTTTTACCGCCGTGCCCCGCTTGCTGGAAAAGGTGTTTGAAAAAATCATGGTGCAGGGCCAAAAACTAACCGGTATTAAAAGGAAGATCTTTTTCTGGTCGGTAAGAGTGGCCGAAGCATATGAAATCCATAACACCAGTTTGTGGTATAAAATTAAACTGGCTATAGCCGATAAACTGGTTTTTAGCAAATGGCGAGATGCCATAGGCGGAAATATAAACGCCATTGTAGTAGGCAGTTCGGCCTGCCCCATTAAGCTGGAACGCATTTTTACTGCCGCCAATATTGTTATTATGGAAGGCTATGGGCTTACCGAAACATCGCCGGTAATTGCTGTTAACTGCTATCAAAAAAACGACAGGAAATTTGGCACCGTGGGGCGCCTGCTGAGCGGTGTAGAGGTTAAAATAGCACCCGACGGTGAGATCCTTTGCAAAGGCCCCAATGTGATGCGGGGGTATTACAAAAATCCTGAGCTTACAGCAGAGGTGTTGGAAGACGGATGGTTCCACACCGGGGATATTGGCGAACTGGATCAGGATGGGTTCCTGAAAATAACAGATCGTAAAAAAGAGATCTTTAAAACCTCAGGAGGTAAATACGTAGCCCCGCTACCTATCGAAAATAAGATGAAGGAAAATTATTTTATTGAGCAGATGATGGTTGTTGGTTCGGAAAAGAAATTTGTTGCAGCCTTGATTGTACCATCTTATACCCATTTAAAACCATGGTGTAAGGAGAATGACATAACTTTTTCATCCAATAGTGAATTGGTTAAAAATGCGAGGGTGATTGAGCTATACCAATCAATTATCAATAACTACAACCCCGAATTTAACCATGTTGAACAGGTGAAGAAAATTACCTTGCTTCCCAACGAATGGTCGATAGATAGTGGTGAGCTTACGCCAACAGGGAAAATGAAACGGAAAGTGATCACCGAAAAATACAAAACCGAAATAGATAAAATGTATCCCTGCGAAGTGAGCGAAGATCCAACACTTGTAAATTAA
- a CDS encoding 3-hydroxyacyl-CoA dehydrogenase/enoyl-CoA hydratase family protein — protein MDAKRIIKKVAVLGSGVMGSRIACHFANIGVQVLLLDIVPKDAPADKKARNKIVNDALDFALKSNPSPIYLKSFAKRITTGNFEDDMPKIADCDWVIEVVVERLDIKQHVFEIVEKYRKPGTLITSNTSGIPIHLMAEGRSDDFKKYFCGSHFFNPPRYLKLLEIIPTKDTLAGVVDFLMDYGAKYLGKTTVLAKDTPAFIGNRIGVFSIMSVLHYVQQTGMTVEGVDKLTGPVIGHPKSATFRTNDVVGLDTMVHVANGLYKNAPDDEARELFKIPSFVEEMLKNNWLGSKTGQGFYKKEKGEGGNQFYALDLKTLEYKPSQKVKFASLETTKAVDNLKERLKILVAAKDKAGDFYRATFYQLFAYASNRIPEIADELYKIDAATNAGFGWELGPFEKWDALGVEDTVKAMEAAGHKPAQWVYDMLAAGAKSFYKIEDGKRLYYDIPSKSYKVIPGTEGLILLSNIRETNTVWKNSGTTITDIGDGILNLEFHTKMNTIGGEVIEGINKAITLAEASYKGLVISNEGANFSAGANVGMIFMMAVEQEFDELNMVIKTFQNTMMRIRYSSIPVVIAPHQMALGGGCEMCLHADKVVAHAELYMGLVEFGVGLIPGGGGTKEFALRLSDELQDGDIELNNFRDRFLTIGQAKVSTSAYEAFEFGYLKKGRDIVVVSRERLLAEAKQQCLQMANEGYIQPIPRGDIRVLGKQALGLGYVGANTMYSGNYISEHDVKISQKLAYVLSGGDLSQPSMVSEDYLLGLEREAFVSLCAEKKTLERIQSILTGGKVLRN, from the coding sequence ATGGATGCTAAACGAATTATAAAAAAGGTTGCAGTATTGGGGTCGGGAGTAATGGGCAGTCGTATCGCCTGTCACTTTGCAAATATCGGCGTACAGGTACTGTTGCTTGATATTGTACCCAAGGATGCCCCGGCAGATAAAAAAGCGCGGAATAAAATTGTTAATGACGCGCTGGACTTCGCGTTAAAGTCAAACCCTTCGCCCATCTATCTCAAATCGTTCGCAAAACGTATCACCACCGGCAATTTTGAAGATGATATGCCCAAAATTGCGGATTGCGACTGGGTGATAGAGGTAGTAGTTGAACGACTGGATATAAAACAACATGTGTTTGAAATAGTAGAAAAATACCGGAAACCCGGCACGCTGATCACTTCCAATACATCCGGTATCCCGATACATTTAATGGCCGAAGGCAGGAGCGATGACTTTAAAAAATATTTCTGTGGAAGCCATTTCTTTAATCCTCCCCGGTATTTAAAACTACTGGAAATCATTCCCACAAAAGACACGTTAGCGGGTGTTGTTGATTTTTTGATGGATTATGGCGCAAAATACCTGGGAAAAACTACAGTATTAGCCAAAGATACGCCAGCATTTATCGGTAACCGTATCGGGGTTTTCAGCATCATGAGTGTGCTGCATTATGTGCAGCAAACCGGTATGACGGTTGAAGGGGTTGATAAACTGACAGGGCCTGTAATAGGTCACCCAAAATCGGCCACCTTCCGCACCAATGACGTGGTGGGTTTGGATACGATGGTACACGTTGCCAACGGTCTTTACAAAAATGCACCTGATGATGAGGCAAGGGAGTTATTCAAAATTCCTTCATTTGTTGAGGAAATGCTAAAAAATAACTGGCTGGGCAGTAAAACCGGCCAGGGTTTTTATAAAAAAGAAAAAGGCGAAGGTGGAAACCAGTTTTATGCGCTCGATCTGAAAACGCTTGAGTACAAGCCCTCTCAAAAAGTAAAATTTGCCTCGCTGGAAACTACAAAGGCGGTTGATAACCTTAAAGAGAGGCTTAAGATCCTGGTTGCTGCAAAAGACAAAGCCGGTGATTTTTACCGGGCTACCTTTTACCAGTTATTTGCTTATGCCAGTAACCGCATCCCCGAAATAGCCGACGAACTTTATAAAATAGACGCAGCCACCAATGCGGGCTTTGGTTGGGAATTGGGCCCTTTTGAAAAGTGGGACGCGCTTGGTGTTGAAGATACGGTAAAAGCCATGGAAGCGGCAGGGCACAAACCGGCGCAATGGGTATATGACATGCTTGCGGCGGGTGCAAAAAGCTTTTATAAAATAGAAGATGGCAAACGCCTGTATTATGATATTCCGTCGAAAAGCTACAAGGTGATTCCCGGTACCGAAGGCCTTATTTTGCTCAGCAATATCCGGGAAACAAATACGGTGTGGAAAAACAGCGGTACTACCATTACCGATATTGGTGACGGCATCCTGAACCTGGAGTTTCATACCAAAATGAATACGATAGGCGGCGAGGTGATTGAAGGCATAAATAAAGCCATCACCCTTGCCGAGGCAAGCTATAAAGGCCTGGTTATATCAAACGAAGGCGCAAATTTTAGCGCAGGGGCCAATGTGGGTATGATATTTATGATGGCCGTTGAGCAGGAGTTTGACGAGCTCAATATGGTGATCAAGACTTTTCAGAATACGATGATGCGGATCCGCTATTCATCCATTCCGGTGGTTATAGCACCACATCAAATGGCCCTGGGCGGCGGTTGCGAAATGTGCCTGCATGCTGATAAAGTGGTAGCACATGCCGAACTGTATATGGGTTTGGTTGAATTTGGTGTTGGCTTGATACCGGGCGGCGGCGGGACAAAGGAGTTTGCCCTGCGCCTGTCAGACGAACTTCAGGATGGCGATATAGAACTCAATAATTTTCGCGACCGTTTTTTAACCATTGGTCAGGCCAAAGTGTCCACTTCGGCTTATGAGGCATTTGAATTTGGCTATCTTAAAAAGGGCAGGGACATAGTGGTAGTATCGCGCGAGAGGCTACTTGCCGAAGCTAAACAGCAATGTCTGCAGATGGCGAACGAAGGGTACATACAGCCGATTCCGCGCGGAGATATCAGGGTGCTTGGCAAGCAGGCCCTGGGTTTAGGTTATGTAGGGGCCAATACCATGTACAGCGGTAATTACATCAGCGAGCACGATGTGAAAATTTCGCAAAAGCTGGCTTATGTGCTTTCGGGCGGCGATCTGTCCCAGCCTTCAATGGTGAGTGAGGACTATTTGCTGGGCCTGGAGCGCGAAGCTTTTGTTTCGCTTTGCGCTGAAAAGAAAACGCTTGAACGGATCCAATCCATTTTAACCGGTGGTAAAGTGTTAAGGAACTAA
- a CDS encoding DUF2147 domain-containing protein: MSASKKHFTHFVLILLTIVAVSINAKAQTDKIEGLWYNDVKTAKIQITKESNGKFYGKVVWLKDPLKDGKPKVDEMNSDEKLRSRPRLGLPVLADFVKDGDNKYSGGTIYDPNNGKTYSCKMTYKGKTLDIRGYIGISLFGRTTTWSRAE, translated from the coding sequence ATGTCAGCATCAAAAAAACATTTCACCCATTTTGTATTAATCCTGCTAACTATTGTGGCGGTAAGCATCAATGCAAAAGCGCAAACCGATAAAATTGAAGGTTTATGGTACAACGATGTAAAAACCGCCAAAATCCAGATCACTAAAGAAAGCAACGGTAAGTTTTATGGTAAGGTGGTATGGCTTAAGGATCCATTAAAAGATGGGAAGCCAAAAGTAGACGAAATGAATAGCGACGAAAAATTGCGTTCAAGGCCGAGGCTGGGATTACCCGTATTGGCCGATTTTGTAAAAGACGGCGATAACAAATACTCGGGCGGAACAATTTACGATCCTAATAACGGCAAAACATACTCCTGCAAAATGACCTATAAAGGTAAAACCCTGGATATCCGCGGGTACATTGGTATTTCGCTTTTTGGGCGAACAACAACCTGGTCGCGGGCAGAGTAA
- a CDS encoding electron transfer flavoprotein subunit alpha/FixB family protein: MSVIVLVEHTGGIIKKQSFEAVQYAAQIAGKMGTTVTAVALGSVAEAEMENLGQYGAQKVLHVADSRLDELHSRAYAGALIAAAQKENSKVIVTLHDIKGRAVAPRVAVKLKAGLVAGALSFPDTEKGFVIKKAVFSGKAFAYINILSDVKVIMLMPNTFPAKKEEGKAIVEQLDVSFSEKDFGVKVKSVNKVTGEVPLADAELVVSGGRGLKGPENWGILEDLAKELGAATACSRPVADSHWRPHHEHVGQTGGTVRPNLYIAVGISGAIQHLAGVNGSKTIVVINKDPEAPFFKAANYGVVGDALEILPRLTAAVKKFKEHHQ; the protein is encoded by the coding sequence ATGTCTGTAATAGTATTGGTAGAACATACCGGGGGAATTATAAAAAAACAAAGCTTTGAGGCTGTGCAGTATGCCGCGCAGATAGCCGGAAAAATGGGCACTACGGTAACTGCCGTTGCTTTAGGCAGCGTTGCCGAAGCTGAAATGGAAAACCTTGGCCAGTATGGTGCTCAAAAAGTGCTGCACGTTGCCGATAGCCGGTTGGACGAGTTACATTCAAGGGCATATGCCGGCGCCTTAATAGCCGCGGCACAAAAGGAGAATAGTAAAGTAATTGTAACCCTTCATGATATTAAGGGCAGGGCGGTAGCGCCGCGGGTAGCTGTAAAATTAAAAGCAGGCCTGGTAGCCGGTGCGCTTTCATTCCCGGATACGGAAAAAGGCTTTGTGATCAAAAAAGCGGTGTTTTCGGGCAAGGCATTCGCCTACATAAACATTTTGAGTGATGTAAAGGTGATTATGCTGATGCCTAATACTTTCCCGGCGAAAAAGGAGGAGGGTAAGGCGATTGTTGAGCAATTGGATGTTAGCTTTAGCGAAAAGGATTTTGGCGTAAAAGTGAAATCGGTAAATAAAGTGACCGGCGAGGTGCCGCTTGCCGATGCCGAGCTGGTTGTTTCGGGAGGCAGGGGTTTAAAAGGCCCCGAAAACTGGGGCATACTGGAAGACCTGGCGAAAGAGTTGGGCGCTGCTACGGCCTGCTCGCGCCCGGTAGCCGATTCGCACTGGCGACCGCATCACGAACATGTGGGCCAAACAGGTGGCACCGTTCGCCCAAATCTGTATATCGCAGTGGGAATATCCGGGGCTATCCAGCACTTGGCCGGGGTTAACGGTTCAAAAACTATTGTAGTAATCAATAAAGATCCCGAAGCCCCATTTTTTAAAGCAGCCAATTATGGTGTAGTTGGTGACGCGTTGGAGATTCTGCCACGACTAACGGCAGCAGTCAAAAAGTTTAAAGAACATCATCAATAA
- a CDS encoding electron transfer flavoprotein subunit beta/FixA family protein, translating into MKILVCISQVPDTSTKIVLKNNNTSVNSDGVTYVINPYDEWYALIRAIELKESGIATEIHLITVGKADVEPVIRKALALGGDEAVRIDAESNDPYETAHYIAEYAAGVGYDLILCGKESIDYNNGTTGAMLAELLDLDYIGFATGISIEANTAVINREIEGGEETDACNLPLVISCQKGVAEARIPNMRGIMAARTRPLKIITPSGITAVAEILSYELPPAKAGIKLVSPDDMDELVQLLHTEAKVI; encoded by the coding sequence ATGAAAATATTAGTGTGTATAAGCCAGGTGCCCGACACCAGCACCAAAATTGTATTAAAAAATAATAATACTTCTGTTAACAGCGATGGGGTTACTTATGTGATCAATCCGTATGATGAATGGTACGCGTTGATCAGGGCTATCGAATTAAAAGAAAGCGGTATCGCCACCGAAATTCATTTGATAACTGTAGGTAAGGCCGATGTTGAGCCGGTGATCAGGAAAGCGTTAGCGTTGGGTGGCGATGAAGCTGTCCGTATTGATGCTGAGAGCAATGATCCTTATGAAACCGCTCATTATATAGCCGAATACGCTGCCGGGGTTGGTTATGACCTTATTTTATGCGGCAAAGAGTCTATCGATTACAATAACGGAACTACAGGTGCCATGCTGGCCGAATTGCTTGATCTCGATTATATTGGTTTTGCAACCGGGATCAGTATAGAGGCCAATACTGCTGTGATAAATCGTGAAATAGAAGGCGGTGAAGAAACAGATGCATGTAATTTACCGCTGGTTATTTCCTGCCAGAAAGGTGTTGCCGAAGCCCGCATTCCCAATATGCGCGGCATCATGGCTGCGCGTACCCGTCCGTTAAAGATCATTACGCCTTCAGGAATAACCGCTGTAGCCGAAATACTGTCGTATGAATTGCCGCCTGCCAAGGCCGGTATCAAGCTGGTAAGTCCGGATGATATGGATGAATTGGTGCAGTTGCTGCACACGGAAGCTAAGGTGATTTAA
- a CDS encoding acetyl-CoA C-acyltransferase, with protein MNAYIVAASRSAVGKATRGGFRFTRPDTLAADVIRHLLASVPNVDKEQIDDVIVGNATPEAEQGLNVGRLISLMALDTDKVPGMTVNRYCSSGLETIAIASAKIHSGIADCIIAGGVESMSLIPMGGWRIVPNADIALAHPDYYWGMGLTAEAVAKEYHIGREEQDQFAYNSHQKAINAIKDGKFKDEIAPVNIVETYVDESGKKAKREFKVDMDEGPRSDTSIDALAKLKPVFDAKGVVTAGNSSQTSDGAAFVMVVSERFMKQNNLKPIARLVNYAVAGVPPRIMGIGPLVAIPKVLKMAGMKQQDIELIELNEAFASQSLAIIKGLELNPEIVNVNGGAISLGHPLGCTGAKLSVQLFNELKRREKKYGMVTMCVGTGQGAAGVFELL; from the coding sequence ATGAACGCATATATAGTGGCAGCCAGCCGCAGCGCTGTTGGAAAAGCTACCCGGGGCGGGTTTAGGTTTACCCGTCCGGATACGCTTGCGGCAGATGTGATCAGGCATCTGCTGGCATCGGTGCCAAATGTTGATAAAGAGCAGATTGATGATGTAATTGTGGGCAATGCTACACCCGAAGCCGAACAAGGATTGAATGTAGGCCGGCTGATCTCGTTAATGGCGCTTGATACCGACAAGGTACCCGGCATGACGGTGAACCGTTATTGTTCGTCGGGGCTGGAAACAATTGCCATAGCATCGGCAAAAATACACAGCGGTATTGCCGATTGTATTATTGCGGGCGGTGTGGAAAGTATGAGCCTGATCCCGATGGGGGGCTGGCGCATTGTACCCAATGCAGATATTGCCCTTGCCCATCCTGATTACTACTGGGGTATGGGGCTCACTGCCGAAGCTGTTGCTAAAGAATACCATATCGGCCGCGAAGAGCAGGACCAGTTTGCTTATAACTCGCATCAAAAAGCTATCAATGCCATTAAGGACGGTAAGTTTAAAGATGAGATTGCTCCGGTAAACATTGTGGAAACCTATGTAGATGAGAGCGGCAAAAAAGCGAAAAGAGAGTTTAAGGTAGATATGGATGAAGGTCCGCGCAGCGATACCTCAATTGATGCGTTGGCCAAGCTTAAACCGGTATTTGATGCAAAGGGTGTGGTAACTGCCGGCAATTCGTCGCAAACAAGTGATGGGGCGGCCTTTGTCATGGTGGTTAGCGAACGCTTTATGAAACAGAACAACCTTAAACCCATAGCCCGGCTTGTTAATTATGCCGTTGCCGGTGTGCCGCCCCGGATCATGGGCATAGGCCCGCTGGTGGCGATTCCCAAAGTGTTGAAAATGGCCGGGATGAAGCAGCAGGACATTGAGCTGATTGAATTGAATGAGGCTTTTGCTTCACAATCACTGGCGATAATAAAGGGGCTGGAGCTTAACCCCGAAATTGTAAATGTAAATGGCGGGGCGATATCACTGGGGCATCCGCTTGGCTGCACCGGTGCCAAGCTTTCTGTTCAGCTTTTTAACGAATTGAAAAGGCGGGAAAAAAAGTATGGCATGGTTACCATGTGTGTAGGCACCGGGCAGGGGGCAGCAGGTGTATTTGAACTGTTATAG
- a CDS encoding acyl-CoA dehydrogenase family protein, translated as MNATEPMKAIKGGEFLIRETSAESVFIPEEWNEEQLMIAETCTNFLAQQVTPNLQRIDEQEEGLMRHLMDEAGALGLLGISVPEEYGGFGKDFKTAMLVTEKLGAGHSFSVAFSAHTGIGTMPILYYGNDAQKQKYIPKLASGEWKGAYCLTEPAAGSDANSGKTRAKLSADGKYYLITGQKMWITNAGFADVFTVFAKIDDDENLSAFIVEKDFEGLSLNTEEHKMGIKGSSTRQVFFNDCKVPVENLLSERQNGFKIAVNILNLGRIKLGGGTVGASKDVITSSVRYANEREQFGRAISKYGAIRYKLAEQAIRTYAAESAVYRASQNMEEATEMLIASGLDENKAKLKGTEQFAIEAAILKVHASEVLDYVTDEGVQIYGGMGYSAEAPMDRSYRDSRINRIFEGTNEINRLLTVDMMLKRAMKGELDLMGPAQKVAGELMSIPDFGAAEEDGLFTKEKKYIANFKKAILMVAGAAVQKLMMQLSKEQEVLMNLADMLIELYVSESLQLRVEKLVGLRGEEACKEQLDMMRVYINDAAEHIAKSGKEALNSFAEGDERRMMLMGLKRFTKTEDINTTQARRNIAAKLIAENKYCF; from the coding sequence ATGAATGCCACAGAACCGATGAAAGCCATAAAAGGAGGGGAGTTTCTGATCAGGGAAACTTCTGCGGAAAGCGTTTTTATTCCCGAAGAATGGAATGAAGAGCAGTTGATGATCGCCGAAACATGTACCAATTTTTTGGCACAGCAGGTAACACCAAACCTGCAGCGCATTGATGAGCAGGAGGAGGGGTTAATGCGCCATTTAATGGACGAGGCAGGCGCGCTTGGATTGTTAGGCATCTCCGTGCCCGAAGAATACGGCGGTTTTGGTAAAGATTTTAAAACCGCCATGTTGGTTACCGAAAAATTAGGTGCCGGTCACTCATTTTCGGTTGCGTTTTCGGCACACACAGGTATTGGCACTATGCCTATATTATACTATGGCAACGATGCCCAAAAACAAAAATATATTCCCAAACTGGCCAGCGGTGAATGGAAAGGAGCTTATTGCCTTACAGAACCGGCTGCAGGTTCAGATGCCAATTCGGGTAAAACCAGGGCAAAACTTTCTGCTGATGGCAAGTACTATCTCATCACCGGGCAAAAAATGTGGATCACCAATGCGGGTTTTGCCGATGTGTTTACGGTTTTTGCCAAAATAGATGATGATGAAAACCTGAGCGCGTTTATTGTTGAAAAGGATTTTGAGGGCCTTTCGCTCAATACGGAAGAACACAAAATGGGGATCAAAGGGAGCTCAACGCGCCAGGTGTTTTTTAACGATTGCAAAGTGCCTGTTGAAAACCTGCTTTCCGAACGGCAGAATGGTTTTAAGATAGCCGTTAATATTCTGAATCTGGGCCGCATCAAATTAGGAGGCGGAACAGTTGGAGCGAGTAAGGATGTGATTACCTCATCGGTACGTTATGCCAATGAGCGGGAGCAGTTCGGTCGCGCTATTTCCAAATATGGGGCGATAAGATATAAACTGGCCGAACAGGCTATCCGTACTTACGCGGCAGAATCGGCCGTGTACAGGGCCAGTCAGAATATGGAGGAGGCTACAGAAATGTTAATTGCCTCCGGCCTTGATGAAAACAAAGCCAAACTGAAGGGGACTGAGCAATTTGCCATTGAAGCTGCAATTTTAAAAGTTCATGCTTCTGAGGTTTTGGACTATGTAACCGATGAAGGTGTGCAGATCTATGGTGGTATGGGATATAGTGCCGAGGCGCCAATGGACAGGTCGTACCGCGATTCGAGGATCAACCGGATTTTTGAGGGTACCAATGAAATTAACAGGTTGTTAACCGTTGATATGATGCTGAAACGCGCCATGAAGGGTGAGCTTGACCTGATGGGGCCGGCCCAGAAAGTAGCCGGTGAATTGATGAGCATCCCTGATTTCGGCGCTGCAGAGGAGGATGGCCTGTTTACCAAAGAGAAAAAATACATAGCCAATTTTAAAAAGGCAATATTGATGGTAGCCGGTGCGGCTGTTCAAAAACTAATGATGCAATTGAGCAAAGAGCAGGAAGTATTGATGAACCTGGCCGATATGCTGATAGAGCTTTATGTAAGCGAATCGCTGCAATTGAGGGTAGAGAAATTGGTTGGCTTAAGGGGAGAAGAAGCGTGTAAAGAACAACTGGACATGATGCGGGTGTACATCAATGATGCGGCCGAACATATCGCCAAATCGGGTAAAGAAGCACTGAACTCATTTGCCGAAGGCGATGAAAGAAGGATGATGCTCATGGGACTAAAGCGCTTCACCAAAACCGAAGACATCAATACCACCCAGGCCCGCAGAAATATCGCAGCCAAATTGATTGCTGAAAATAAATATTGTTTTTAA
- a CDS encoding acyl-CoA thioesterase — MDFFYEGQVLWSQIDSNQHMRHSAYADLAAQARITMLESLGLKLPTLYEYKIGPVLFREEMIYLREIGINEQIRVTCELTKSRPDGSRWAIRHELYRGDGVKAAIVNAEGSWIDMEKRKLAILPSELSQMFMKAPRSSDYVEDVNPA; from the coding sequence ATGGATTTTTTTTATGAAGGACAGGTGCTGTGGTCGCAGATAGACTCGAACCAGCACATGAGGCATTCTGCATATGCCGATCTTGCAGCACAGGCACGCATCACCATGCTCGAAAGCCTGGGTTTAAAACTGCCTACACTTTATGAATACAAAATAGGGCCGGTATTATTCAGGGAAGAAATGATTTACCTGAGAGAGATCGGGATCAATGAGCAGATCAGGGTAACCTGTGAGCTTACCAAATCCCGGCCTGACGGTTCCCGCTGGGCAATCAGGCATGAGCTGTACAGGGGAGATGGTGTTAAAGCTGCTATCGTAAACGCCGAAGGTTCATGGATAGATATGGAAAAGCGTAAGTTGGCCATATTGCCCTCCGAACTAAGCCAGATGTTTATGAAGGCGCCCCGGAGCAGCGATTATGTAGAAGATGTGAACCCGGCCTGA
- a CDS encoding acyl-CoA-binding protein — MTDLNNAFEEAVKQSKQLPSKPDNETLLRLYSLYKQATEGDINTENPPGMFDFVAKAKYDAWLKQKGTTGDHAMQQYIQLVTQLSNKTS; from the coding sequence ATGACTGATCTGAATAATGCTTTTGAAGAAGCGGTTAAACAAAGTAAACAATTGCCGTCAAAGCCCGATAATGAAACATTATTACGCCTGTACAGTTTATATAAGCAAGCAACGGAAGGCGATATAAATACAGAAAACCCTCCGGGTATGTTTGATTTTGTAGCTAAAGCAAAATATGATGCCTGGCTAAAACAGAAGGGCACTACCGGCGATCACGCCATGCAGCAATATATCCAGCTTGTAACGCAATTATCAAATAAAACCAGCTAA